The nucleotide window TGTAGTCGTTGACCGACAGTTCGCCGTCTTCTCGACGGAAGCCTCCGCTCAGGGTCACCGGACCGATGTCCCAGCTCAGCTGGGCGTAGGGCGCGATGCTCTCGTACTCCATCGGCGGCACCCATACGCGGTCGGTCAGCGCCAGGCGCTGGTCCGCCTTGTCGCGTACCCAGTCCACGCCGGTACGCAGTTCCAGACCGGGCACGCCGAACAGCTCGCCGCGCACCCAGGAAGGACGGAAACCGATCTTGTCGGAATTGATCTCCGACTGGTCCCAGATCGTGCCGTCGGGTCCGTTCGGCGGGATCAGCGGGTCCTGGCGGTCGCTGCCGTTCTCGGGCGGGTAGCGCATGGCCTGGTCGGCCCAATAGGCGTTGAGGTTCAGCGTGCCGCCGAAGAAGTCGCCATCGGTGTACTGCAGGTTGACCTGGCGGAAATCGTTGAACTCGGCCTTGGTGCCGAAGATGTGGCCACGCTCGGAGGTGTTCGGGCGCGGGTCCTCGCACCAGCCCGGCTCGTAGCGGCAGCCGTCGACCTGGATGTAGTTGCCGTTGCCTTCGATCTTGAACTGGCTGTAGCTCAGCTGCAGGCGCTTTTCCAGGTCCTCGCCGAAATTGACGCCGCCCTTGACGAAGAGGTTGCGCGCCACCGAATCGTTGACCGAACCGCTGGTGTTCATGCCCAGGCGCACGCCGTCGGCGTCGTAGCCCATGCCGCGGTCGATCTGCGCCACGCCCGCGATCAGGTCGTAGGCGTCCTGCTTGTAAGCGTAGTTCAGGCCCAGCTTCCAGCCCGCGCTGTCGTCCTTGAACTGGGTGGAATAGCGCGACAGGAAACGGAACTCGCTGCCTTCCTTGGTCGGCACGGCGGAGATGTAGTTGATGATGCCGCCGGCCGCACCGATGCCCTCGGACGCGGACGGACCGTTGATCACCTCCACGCGGCCCACGATGCCCATGTCGGTGAAGGTCGCGTTGCGGCTGCCGTCGCGCAGCGGCGAACCCTGCGGCACGCCGTCGAACAGGCGCAGCGCCACGCGGCCGCGCAGGGTTTCGCCGCTGTTGCTCATGGCCTGCGAAGCCTCCGCATAGCCGGGCACGGTGCGTGCCAGCACGGCGGTGGCATCCTCGGTGACCAGCAACGTGTGGGCGATCTCCTCCTTGCTGACCAGCGATACCGCGCCCGGGATCCTGTCCACGGCTTTCGGCGCGCGCACGCCGGTGACGATCACCTGGTCCAGGTCGACGGCGTCCTTTGCCCGTTCTTCTTCGGCCGCCGCGTCCTGCGGCGGCAGCGGGGTGTTCTGTTGGGCCTTGACGCTGGCGCTCACGGCGGCGGCCAGCAGGAAAACGCCGAACGCGGCGGGTACCTGTTTCATGATCGGTTCTCGGAATGCTTCGGTGGACGGTGCGGTCGCGCACCACGCGCCCGCTC belongs to Pseudoxanthomonas sp. F37 and includes:
- a CDS encoding TonB-dependent receptor, encoding MKQVPAAFGVFLLAAAVSASVKAQQNTPLPPQDAAAEEERAKDAVDLDQVIVTGVRAPKAVDRIPGAVSLVSKEEIAHTLLVTEDATAVLARTVPGYAEASQAMSNSGETLRGRVALRLFDGVPQGSPLRDGSRNATFTDMGIVGRVEVINGPSASEGIGAAGGIINYISAVPTKEGSEFRFLSRYSTQFKDDSAGWKLGLNYAYKQDAYDLIAGVAQIDRGMGYDADGVRLGMNTSGSVNDSVARNLFVKGGVNFGEDLEKRLQLSYSQFKIEGNGNYIQVDGCRYEPGWCEDPRPNTSERGHIFGTKAEFNDFRQVNLQYTDGDFFGGTLNLNAYWADQAMRYPPENGSDRQDPLIPPNGPDGTIWDQSEINSDKIGFRPSWVRGELFGVPGLELRTGVDWVRDKADQRLALTDRVWVPPMEYESIAPYAQLSWDIGPVTLSGGFRREDGELSVNDYTTTWYRDRRFVQGGKLSYQENLVNFGAIWRITDQWSVFGAYGEGFGLPNVGIPLRNISCPDDPDDTKPDGCPGDPPATVDSTFRELKAVVVDNREVGVNWRGERTSFSASYYDSRSKFGSSYVIDPITEDYVLFRAPTRIKGFEFSGDWTINEAWKLSGLYSRIRGKTSFWTEDPEGRWSAGPLTKPMGALDVNPDKIALSVRWKFSDAGDATLGSTTLLSRDLYGSDTREYDGRDYSYEEHTTGYTLFDLGVNYRVEKWGRFSLGIENLTNKQYILTWSQVPGWRNYWAGRGRMYSFTYEYTF